The nucleotide window GCCCTCAACATCCTGCTGCGCCTGCGTAAGTAGGCCGTGGACACCTCCGATTTCGACTACGACCTGCCGCCCGGCAGGATCGCGCAGCGGCCGGCTGTGCCGCGCGACGCTGCCCGATTGATGGCCTATGACCGTGCCAGCGGCCGCCTTGCCCACCATGTCTTTTCAGATTTGCCGGAACTCCTTCGGCCCGGGGATGTGCTGGTGGTCAACGACACCCGGGTCTTCCCGGCGCGCCTGCCGATGAAAAAGGCGGCCAGCGGCGGGAAAGCCGAACTGCTCCTGCTTCACAAGCTTGACCCGACCACGTGGGAGGCGCTGGCCGGCGGCAAGGGTCTGCGTCCGGGCACCGAGCTTCAGGCCGCAGCCGGCCCGGCGGCCACCATCCTGCGCGACCTGGGCGGCGCCCGACGACTGGTCGCCTTCGAAGAGCCGATTGAGCCGTTCCTGGCCCAGATCGGGCAGGTGCCCGTGCCGCCCTACATCCACCAAGTGCCCGAAGATCCCGAGGACTATCAAACCGTGTTTGCCGAGCCCACCGGATCCGCCGCGGCGCCAACCGCCGGGCTGCACTTCACCCGGGCGCTTCTCGCCCGACTGCAAGCCGGCGGCATCCCAGCGGTCGCGCTCACGCTCCATATCGGGCTGGACACCTTCGCTCCCGTGCTGGAGGCGAGGCCCGAGGATCACGTCATCCACAGCGAGTGGTGCCACATCAGCCCGGAGGCTGCTGCCCGTCTGAATCAGGCGCGGGCTGCCGGGGGACGGGTGGTCGCCGTCGGGACAACCGCCGTCCGTGCACTGGAGACGGCGGCTCGGGCGACCGGCGGAGCCCCGGGCGTCGCCCCCTACACGGGTTCGACCAACCTGTACATCCTCCCTGGGCACGAATTCCGAGTGGTGGATGCGCTGATCACCAACTTCCACCTGCCGCGATCGACGTTGCTGGCGTTGGTGTCGGCCTTTGCCGGCCGGGAGCAGGTGCTCTCGCTCTACCACACTGCGATCTCCAAGGGCTATCGCTTCTACTCCTTCGGGGACGCGATGCTGTTCACGTAGCCCCGGCAGGGGGCTTTCAGGATCAACCCGCATCTTCGGCGGGACTCTGATTTCGGGAGTGCGAGGCCGAGCAGGGCAGATCAAGCTCGGGGCCGTGGTCACGCCCGCGCTTCGCCGCTGTTCCCAACCCGCGGAAGGCGATGAACCTGCCTACACCACCCGGGATGCAGACCCGCGTCTGGTGCCCATCCAAGGGGAGCGGTGCGGGCTGGCGATTGGCAGCTGAGAACGATAAGGTACAACAGATAATGCAATCGTTCGTGAGAACGATTGGAAAGGTGATTGGGATAAGGGCATCCAACGCTCAAGCCGTAGACGAATCGCCACTATGTCTAGCGCACAATATTTCAAAAAGGAGAAATGAAATGGCTAAGAAGCAACTGGTACTTGCATTCTTTGAAAACGAGGCCGCGGCTGATGAAGCGGTGAAGACGATCAAAGCGTGGGACAAGGCGAGCAAGGAAATCAAGCTCGGCTCAATCGGTGTGTTGGTCAAGGATGACAAGGGCAAGGTCAAGACCGCCAAGGTGGGCGCACGCCACACCGCCACTGGTGTGGCTGGCGGCGTCCTGGCCGCTGTCCTGTCCGGGGGCGTTAGCTTATTGGCCGGGGTGGTGGTCGGCGGCGTTGCCGGCGGCTTCTTCCACAAAGGTCTGGGGCTGCCCAAAGAGGACGTCTCCAGAATCGGCGGTGAACTGGACGGCGGCCGCGCGGCTGTGTGCATCCTGGCCGGAGATGACGAAGCCCAAGCCGTGTCTGCCAAACTGACAGAGATCGGCGGCAAGGCGGAAACGCACGAAGTCACAGAAGCGGCGCTCGAAGAAGCCGCGAAGGCGACCGGAGTTGAGACCGGAGCCGCCGCCTGATCCAGCGCTGCGGCTAGCTCTGAGGAAGAACTGAGCAAGAACTGGTGGAGGAACCGGATGCGTTGGCGGTTTATCCACCAGTTCTGTTCATCTCGCCAATTCCCCTCACGGGATTTGTGATTATCCAGGCCTGGCCGTTGCGATCTGCTGGCGCAGCAGGTCGTAGACCCAGATGGCGTCGTTGCCCGCTTCGGCCACGGCCGCCTTGGATATCTCCTTGACCTCTTGACGTCGGGACGACCTCGTTGGCATCGGCCAGCTTTGGGACGACCGTTACCCAGTAGGCGGAGCAATCGTTGGGCGACCGGGGCTTCAGCGGGACAACCGTCTGCTCGGGTTCGCCGGCAGGCGCGGTGGTCAAGACCGTCCCGCCCTCCGTCTCTTCGACGGGTTCCTCAGCGGGGGCGTCCGGTTCTGCAATCGGCACGGGGCGCCTATCGCACAGCTTCTCATCCGGCTTTGCGGCTGCCTCGATCAGGGGCGGGCTTACTGTACGGTCTTCATCGTCGTCGCCGAAGTCTGCTTCGTCCTCAGGGTAATCATCGACCGCCAGCGGGGTGGACGGCGCCAGAGCCGCCAGGCGTTCAGCGCAGCTCTGGGCCCACTTGGAAGAGGGGTCGGGGCGAATGTCGATCAACCTCTTCTTGACCGGCACGACCTGGCCAGGCCCCTTGTGCCACTGGACGGTATCCTCGCGGCGGGAGACGATGATCGGGATGCCGGCTGCGCCCGGGCTCTGCCCCAGGGCGTCCGCTGCGACCTGGATCGCGGCCAGGTTTCGCCGCAGGTCGATCAGGTCACCGGAAGAACCGGGCTTGATCTGCCTCCATCCCGATTGACAGCCCGCCCAGGCTGTGACATACTGTCCAGCACAATTACTTCCTCCTCCTGCCATCCCAATGTAGAGGAGGTGATGCCCATATGAGTACCAGTGGTAGTAGTAGCGCTGCGGCATCCCTCCTCTCGATCGGATGAGGATGCCGCAGCGCAGCAAGGGGCCGAGCCATCGGCCCCTTGCGCCCTTTTCGGCCTGATCTCCCTCCTTCCGGCGACCGGCCCAGCCATCTGACGCATCTCCGGCTTGCCCTCCAGCCTGCAAGCCGTAGGTGTCGGCGTCATCCAGCGACGCCCGACGAACCCGCCCCTCGCTTCGGTCCGAAGAACGCCTGCCGAGATTGCCTGCCGAATCACATATTCCACCCCGGCGCCGGGTCCACCGAGAGCTGGAGGGCAGTGCAAGAGATCGGCGCGGCCGGTGATGAACCTCTCATCCTGCGGCTTCCAGTGGGCAGGCGGGACTCAAGCGCTGGCCGAGAGGGGTGGGCGCAACCTCTGAATGCCTTTGCCCCCTTGCTGGGTTTGAGAGTGGGGATCGGAACTGCAGGAAGTAGTTCGGTGAATTCGGCTGAGGGCCACGGGTTGTTGTCGCCCTGGAGGACGAAGTGGCCACCCTGGCTGTCGCTGATCCGGTGGATGATCGGCCCGAGGCGGGGATGCTGGTAGGCAACGATGTCGCCGACGCCGTAGCGCGGCGCCTGGCGGGGGCGACGACTAGGTCACCCGTCTCCAGCGACGGCTGCATGCTCGCCCCGGCGAGCATCACGTAGGTTGAACTCCCGCCGACGGCCACCGGGGCGAGGGCGGCCCAGAGGGCGAGGGTGAACGCAAGAACGGCCGCCGAACGCACTCGATCACCAAGCGACATGATCCCCGCTATCGGGGGCCCGCCGCGCGGCGGGCCCCTCGGTTCCAGGTCTGGCCTAGTCCGCCGCGACGATGCGCAGCATGGTCGCGCCGGCCGCGGTCACGCCGCTCAGGGAGCAGCTTACGCTCCCCGAGGAGTTGGTGCACGAGGTCCAATTGGCACTGTTGTCCAGCGAAATGTGCACATCGCTGGCCGATGTCGGCGCGATGTTGAAGGTCGTTGCGCTGACATTGGCGGGATCGGCCGGGTGTAGCGTGTAGCTCACATTGGTGATGGTGAAGCCACTGATTGTCCCAGAACCGTCTCTGGCGTAGGTCGTTGCCGGGACCGTGCTGGCTGCGGCAAAGGCATAGACGGCGGCCGACAAGATCAGGACCATCACGATCGCGGCCAGCGTGCGGGGGCGGAAGAGTCTCGACATGATTGCGCTCCTGTTGTTGTTTAAGCCGGCCCGCAATTGCGGGTCCGACCCGGAGCCATCCCACACGAGAACCCCTTTGTGCGATCTTGCGCAGGCCTTACACTCCGGACGATTTCGGTGGTCTAGTCCCGCGGACCCACTCCGATTTGAGATCGCAGCTGGACTCCGCAGGGCCCGAGGCGATAGAGCTCCCAACCAGGTTCACCGGGGACCCTGCCAGGCCCCCTGTACTCCAATGATGCAAGGTTGGAGCCAGTGCGCGGAGAGAATCAAACGACGGAGCCGATACGGAACAGCTCCGTCGATTCGTGGTGCCCCCACGGGGATTCGAACCCCGGTTTTGGCCTTGAGAGGGCCACGTCCTGGGCCACTAGACGATGGGGGCCAGCGCGCAATGCTACCACGCAGCGAGATTCTCCGTCAACGGCTGGTGCCTCTTGCGCTCACCCTCCCAGGTTGACCACAACCGGAGGCTAGTATAATTCCAACCTGTCTTGTCCAAATCCTAGCGCGGAAGGAATCGGTGGACGCGGCCCCAGATCTCTCCCAACACCTGCCGCCTCTCCTCGCCCGGGTGCAGAAGCCCGGGCGCTACACCGGCGGGGAACTGAACCAGGTGGTCAAGGATTGGCTGACGACTCCCCTGCGGGTCGCCCTGGCCTTTCCGGACATCTACGACCTGGGGATGTCCAACCTCGGCCTGGCCATTCTCTACGACCTGATCAACCGCCAGCCGGACATGCTGGCGGAGCGAGTGTTCGCGCCCTGGGTAGACATGGAAGCCCAGCTGCGTTCAAGCGGGCTGCCCTTGTACTCCCTGGAATCAAAACGGGCGCTGTCGGACTTCGATATCCTCGGCGTCTCGCTTCCCTATGAGACGCTGTTCACCAACACCCTCAACCTGCTCGACCTCGGACGGATCCCGATTCGGAGCGCCGATCGCCGGGAGTCGGATCCGCTGGTCCTGGCCGGGGGTCACGCCTGTCTGAACCCGGAACCGATGGCCGAGTTCATGGACGCCTTCGTGATCGGGGAGGGCGAGGAGGTGATGCTGGAGATCGCCCGCCTGGTGCTGAACTGGAAGGCCAGCGGCGCCAGCCGCCAGGCGCTGCTCGGGCGGCTGGCCAAGATCTGGGGCGTGTATGTGCCCTCGCTGTACGAGGTGTTCTATTCCGGCGACGGTACGGTTGACCGGGTGTCGCCCAGCCACCCCGATGCCACATTTCCCGTGTTGAAGCGGATCGTCCCGGTGCTTCCTCCTCCGCCTACCAATTTCATCGTCCCGTACATCGACGTCACCCACAACCGCATCCCGATCGAGATCATGCGCGGCTGCACCCGGGGCTGTCGGTTCTGCCAGGCCGGCATGATCACCCGCCCGGTGCGGGAGCGGCCGGTGGAGGAGATCGTTGGGGCCATCGAGCAGGCTCTGGGCGCGACCGGCTTCGAAGAAGTCGCACTGCTGTCGCTATCGTCCTCCGACTACGATGAGATTCTTCCGCTGGTCGAGGCTGTCGCTCAACGCTTCAGAGATCGCCACCTGAACATCAGCCTGCCGTCGCTGCGGATCGAGTCGTTCTCAGCGCAGTTAATGGACGTCCTGCAGGCTGAATCGCATCGTAGCGGATTCACCCTGGCCCCGGAAGCAGCCACTGAGCGGATGCGAGAGATCATCAACAAGCCGGTGAGCACAGCCCAGGTACTCGCAACCGCGCGCGACATCTACGAGCGCGGTTGGCACACCCTGAAGCTGTACTTCATGATCGGACACCCGAGTGAGACCTTGGAGGACGTCCAGGCGATCGCCGACTTGTGCAAAGCCGTGCTGGCGGTTGGGCGAGAGGTGCGCGGCGGCAGGGCCCAGGTGCACGCCGGCGTCAGCACCTTCGTGCCGAAGCCGCACACGCCCTTCCAATGGGTGCCGTGCGACACGATCGAGCAGATCCGCCTCAAACAAGACCTGCTGAAGCGAACGCTGCGCGGCAAGGGCCTGAGGATGACCTGGACGCGCCCGGAAGAGACCATGCTCGAGGCCTGGCTGGCGCGCGGCGACCGGCGCATGGCGCAAGTGGTCTTCCAGGCCTGGAAGCTGGGGGCGCGGTTCGACGCCTGGAAGGAGCATTTCGATAGTGCCGCCTGGTTGGCAGCCTTTGCCAGCGCCGGTCTGGAGCCCACCTTCTACACGCATCGTGAACGACCCATCGACGAGACCCTGCCCTGGGATCATATTGACGGCGGCGTGAAGAAGTCCTTCCTGACGGAGGACTACTTGATGAGCCAGCGGGGCCAGACGCGTGTGGATTGCCGCAACCGATGCTTCGCCTGCGGCATCCTGCCCAAGTATGCCCATCTGCGGCGCGAGAATCCGGGAGAGGTTTGGGAATGCCCCGAGGTCCGATCCCCCCAACGCGCCGCCAGCCTATCTCTGCCGGTCGAGGCCGCCTGAGGCCGTGGAGCTGCAGCCAACCTACCGCTACCGGATCACTTTCGCCAAGACCGAAGCCATGCGCTTCACCGGGCACCTTGACCTGCATCGCGCCTGGGAGCGCACCTTCCGCAGAGCCGATTTGCCGCTTGCGTACGATCACGGGTTCACGCCTCACCCTCGAATCCAACTTGGCTGCGCCCTGCCCCTGGGGTTCGTGGGCGACGGGGAACTGATGGACGCCTGGCTAGAGCGGCCCGTGGCGCCGGACCAGATGCTCTCCCAGCTGCGCGGCTCCGCTCCGCCTGGGATCCTGGTGCATCAGGTCGAGGCTGTCAGCGGAGCGGAGCCTTCGTTGCAGCAGCAGGTGGTCGAAGCCGAGTACGAGGTCGACCTGATGCAGGGTTCGCCTCAGGCCGAGCTCGGGCTCCGGCTGGCGGAACTGCTCGCCCATGAGTCGCTGCCACGGGTGCGACGCGGCAAGCCGTACGATCTTCGGCCTTTGATCGTGAGCGCGGAAGCCGCCTTCCCGCAAGCCGCTGGCCCCCGACTGCGGTTGCGCCTGTCCGCCCGGGAATCCGCCACCGGACGACCGGACGAGGTCTTGGCGGCGCTCGGAGTCGACCCGAGCCTTGCAGACATCCGGCGCACCCGACTGTACCTGGCGACCTCCTGATCCCAGTCTGCGTCGGACCCGACACGCAGCACAATCGGCCAGCGGCTGGCGATGCCTCTTGGGCGATAACTCTCTCGGGTGTTGGCAGTTGAGCCTGGACCTCTCCCCGGGGAGACTCCGCAGGCCGCTCCGGTGATGTCCTGAGCCACAAACGAACACGACCGGGTCTGCGCGGCGTGGTGCAGCGCCAACCGGTCGTGCCGGGGAGATCCAGGCTAGGGCGTGGCTGGTCCCGCTAGGCGGGGAGCTTGAAGAAGTCCATCATCTTCATGGCGACGCCCAGATCGCCCTTGAGCTTGACCTTTCCCTCGGCGAAAGCCCCCATGGCGTTCAGTTTGCCGGTGATGATGTCGAGGTAGTCCTTCGAGTCAGCCGAGAGGGTGAGCGTGGGATTCTCGACGGTCCCCTTGGCCGTGGTGCAGGCGCCATCCTTGATGGTCACGATCCAATCGCCGGCCTGCTCGCCTGACAGGTGGTACTGGATCAGAGCATTCACGCCCACCGCCTTGTCCGGCAAGAAGGCTTTGGGCATTAGGCCCATCAGTTTCTCGATCGTCAGTTCGTCTGCCACGTCTGCCTCCGGTTCAGTTTAGATGTTCGAAAATGCCGGCCGCCCCCATTCCGCCGCCGATGCACATCGTGACCATACCATATTTCGCCCGGCGCCGGCGCCCCTCGTAGGCCA belongs to Anaerolineales bacterium and includes:
- a CDS encoding SCP2 sterol-binding domain-containing protein — encoded protein: MADELTIEKLMGLMPKAFLPDKAVGVNALIQYHLSGEQAGDWIVTIKDGACTTAKGTVENPTLTLSADSKDYLDIITGKLNAMGAFAEGKVKLKGDLGVAMKMMDFFKLPA
- a CDS encoding TIGR03936 family radical SAM-associated protein — translated: MELQPTYRYRITFAKTEAMRFTGHLDLHRAWERTFRRADLPLAYDHGFTPHPRIQLGCALPLGFVGDGELMDAWLERPVAPDQMLSQLRGSAPPGILVHQVEAVSGAEPSLQQQVVEAEYEVDLMQGSPQAELGLRLAELLAHESLPRVRRGKPYDLRPLIVSAEAAFPQAAGPRLRLRLSARESATGRPDEVLAALGVDPSLADIRRTRLYLATS
- the queA gene encoding tRNA preQ1(34) S-adenosylmethionine ribosyltransferase-isomerase QueA; this translates as MDTSDFDYDLPPGRIAQRPAVPRDAARLMAYDRASGRLAHHVFSDLPELLRPGDVLVVNDTRVFPARLPMKKAASGGKAELLLLHKLDPTTWEALAGGKGLRPGTELQAAAGPAATILRDLGGARRLVAFEEPIEPFLAQIGQVPVPPYIHQVPEDPEDYQTVFAEPTGSAAAPTAGLHFTRALLARLQAGGIPAVALTLHIGLDTFAPVLEARPEDHVIHSEWCHISPEAAARLNQARAAGGRVVAVGTTAVRALETAARATGGAPGVAPYTGSTNLYILPGHEFRVVDALITNFHLPRSTLLALVSAFAGREQVLSLYHTAISKGYRFYSFGDAMLFT
- a CDS encoding TIGR03960 family B12-binding radical SAM protein, with product MDAAPDLSQHLPPLLARVQKPGRYTGGELNQVVKDWLTTPLRVALAFPDIYDLGMSNLGLAILYDLINRQPDMLAERVFAPWVDMEAQLRSSGLPLYSLESKRALSDFDILGVSLPYETLFTNTLNLLDLGRIPIRSADRRESDPLVLAGGHACLNPEPMAEFMDAFVIGEGEEVMLEIARLVLNWKASGASRQALLGRLAKIWGVYVPSLYEVFYSGDGTVDRVSPSHPDATFPVLKRIVPVLPPPPTNFIVPYIDVTHNRIPIEIMRGCTRGCRFCQAGMITRPVRERPVEEIVGAIEQALGATGFEEVALLSLSSSDYDEILPLVEAVAQRFRDRHLNISLPSLRIESFSAQLMDVLQAESHRSGFTLAPEAATERMREIINKPVSTAQVLATARDIYERGWHTLKLYFMIGHPSETLEDVQAIADLCKAVLAVGREVRGGRAQVHAGVSTFVPKPHTPFQWVPCDTIEQIRLKQDLLKRTLRGKGLRMTWTRPEETMLEAWLARGDRRMAQVVFQAWKLGARFDAWKEHFDSAAWLAAFASAGLEPTFYTHRERPIDETLPWDHIDGGVKKSFLTEDYLMSQRGQTRVDCRNRCFACGILPKYAHLRRENPGEVWECPEVRSPQRAASLSLPVEAA